A window from Elusimicrobiota bacterium encodes these proteins:
- the gcvT gene encoding glycine cleavage system aminomethyltransferase GcvT gives MGELKKTVFYDKHAALKANMVEFGGWRMPLQYESGIVNEHLLTRKSAGLFDVSHMGRFVFKGAGAVPFLQHVLTNNAAALEVRQAQYTIIPNETGGAIDDSYLYRFTAGEYLLVVNASNLQKDWDYFKEQLKKFTDVEMLNKSEDIAMISLQGPESENILAAILESGQLPGTQRNLLSIVNIKGSEILLARTGYTGEPICFELFVKRNDALKIWDLLLERGAAPIGLGARDTLRLEAGLPLYGHEFGIDIEGKEIPILSSPLVKFAVRNDLLKQITPPRLTRCITLIDKGVARAGYKIFFSGKHAGYITSGTTVPYYKVKNSRLVEEKMMRSIGLALVDNTLREGDIVEVEVRDKKIKAKIVPRHLITNKPPYAIPVI, from the coding sequence ATGGGCGAACTTAAGAAAACAGTTTTTTACGATAAACATGCGGCGCTGAAAGCGAATATGGTTGAATTCGGCGGGTGGCGCATGCCTCTGCAGTACGAAAGCGGTATCGTTAATGAGCACCTGCTGACAAGAAAATCCGCCGGGCTTTTTGACGTATCGCACATGGGCAGGTTTGTATTTAAAGGTGCCGGCGCAGTGCCATTTTTACAGCATGTGTTGACTAATAACGCGGCAGCGCTTGAAGTCAGACAGGCCCAGTATACAATTATCCCGAATGAAACCGGCGGAGCAATTGATGACTCTTATCTTTACCGATTTACCGCCGGCGAATACCTTCTTGTAGTAAACGCTTCAAACCTGCAGAAGGACTGGGATTATTTCAAAGAGCAGCTGAAAAAATTCACCGATGTAGAAATGCTTAATAAGTCTGAAGATATTGCAATGATTTCCCTTCAGGGGCCGGAATCGGAAAATATATTGGCCGCTATTTTGGAAAGCGGGCAACTGCCCGGGACGCAAAGAAATTTGTTAAGCATAGTAAACATAAAGGGTTCTGAGATTTTGCTTGCAAGGACCGGTTATACCGGCGAACCGATTTGCTTTGAATTGTTTGTAAAAAGAAACGACGCATTAAAAATATGGGATTTGCTCCTTGAGAGAGGCGCCGCGCCCATCGGGCTGGGCGCCAGGGATACGCTCAGGCTTGAAGCCGGGCTGCCTCTTTACGGCCACGAATTCGGAATTGATATAGAAGGAAAAGAAATTCCCATACTCTCAAGCCCGTTGGTAAAATTTGCGGTAAGAAACGATCTTTTAAAACAAATAACCCCCCCAAGACTGACAAGGTGCATTACGCTGATTGATAAAGGCGTTGCAAGAGCCGGTTATAAAATATTTTTCTCAGGTAAACACGCAGGATATATAACCAGCGGGACCACCGTGCCGTATTATAAGGTTAAAAACAGCAGGCTGGTTGAAGAAAAAATGATGAGGTCTATCGGCCTGGCGCTTGTTGATAATACACTTCGCGAAGGCGATATTGTGGAAGTTGAAGTCCGTGATAAAAAAATAAAAGCAAAAATTGTGCCACGCCATCTGATAACCAATAAGCCGCCCTACGCAATTCCAGTAATATAA
- the gyrA gene encoding DNA gyrase subunit A, producing MVKEKDNDKEKLKQDQPNLLERIAPRNIEDEMKTSYLDYAMSVIVGRALPDVRDGFKPVHRRILYAMKEMGLKHNQAFKKSARVVGEVLGKYHPHGDVAIYDSMVRMAQEFSLRYPLVDGQGNFGSVDGDSPAAMRYTEVRIKKVADEMLNDLDKNTVDFGPNYDGSLTEPLLLPAKLPNLLVNGSSGIAVGMATNIPPHNLTEVVDGIVAYIANPEIEVSELMKIIKGPDFPTWGIICGKEGIKDYFETGRGSFTIRAKAEIEEIKGGRQAIIVNELPYQVNKAQLLETIADLVKDKKIEDISDIRDESDRDGVRVVIEVKRDGNASIVLNQLFKKTQLETSFGVIMLSIVGGQPKVLPMKQMLHYYVEHRREIIARRTRFELAKAEERAHILEGLRIAIDNLDRIIKIIRESKDTETARIALMEKFKLSKVQAQAILDMRLHQLTGLERKKLEDEYLELIKTIEKLKSILADTKKVMAIIQQELKEIKESYGDERRTKIQSKVVEMEIEDLVQEEDVVVTLSHAGYVKRMPVSAYRSQRRGGRGVTSMTTREEDFVEDIFITNTHAFMLFFTDRGKVYTVRVFEIPEGTKIAKGKAIVNLIQIGPAEKVTAALTIKSFEEEKPSYLLMCTKSGLVKKTELSDYSDIRKTGIIGIKLNDGDTLIDVKHIEVKSEAVIATKKGLAIRFKESDIRPTARATQGVRGVKLGKDDEVIGMEDINKTDILLTATENGFGKRTDISKYRLQSRGGKGVKNIKANDRNGSVVGIKKANEGDDIMLITSKGITIRLPVDGILVKSRNIQGVRLVRLEEGDKLASIAHIVKEENEDSEDSENGAAE from the coding sequence ATGGTAAAAGAAAAGGATAACGACAAAGAAAAACTAAAACAGGACCAGCCGAATCTTCTTGAACGCATTGCACCGCGTAACATTGAAGATGAAATGAAAACATCTTACCTGGATTACGCCATGAGCGTAATCGTAGGCAGGGCTCTGCCGGATGTGCGCGACGGGTTTAAACCCGTGCATAGAAGAATTCTTTACGCCATGAAAGAAATGGGATTGAAACATAACCAGGCGTTTAAGAAGAGCGCAAGAGTAGTCGGCGAGGTTTTAGGTAAATACCACCCGCACGGCGATGTAGCTATTTATGATTCCATGGTCCGCATGGCGCAGGAATTCTCTTTGCGTTATCCTCTTGTTGACGGGCAGGGAAACTTCGGTTCAGTCGACGGAGACTCGCCGGCTGCAATGAGATATACGGAAGTCAGGATCAAAAAAGTCGCGGACGAGATGCTGAATGACCTGGATAAAAACACCGTAGATTTCGGCCCGAATTATGACGGCTCTTTAACCGAGCCTCTTTTGCTTCCCGCCAAACTTCCCAATCTGCTGGTAAACGGTTCCAGCGGTATTGCCGTAGGCATGGCTACAAATATTCCTCCGCACAATTTAACGGAAGTTGTTGACGGTATTGTTGCTTATATTGCCAATCCTGAAATAGAAGTTTCCGAGTTGATGAAAATAATAAAGGGCCCGGATTTCCCGACCTGGGGCATTATTTGCGGCAAAGAGGGAATAAAGGATTACTTTGAAACCGGCCGCGGTTCATTTACAATACGCGCAAAAGCGGAAATAGAAGAAATAAAAGGCGGCAGGCAGGCAATTATTGTAAACGAACTGCCCTATCAGGTAAACAAAGCCCAGTTGCTTGAAACAATTGCAGACCTGGTGAAAGATAAAAAAATTGAAGACATTTCCGATATACGCGACGAAAGCGACCGCGACGGCGTGCGCGTCGTTATAGAAGTTAAAAGAGACGGAAACGCAAGCATTGTATTAAACCAGCTTTTTAAGAAAACCCAGCTGGAAACTTCTTTCGGTGTTATCATGCTTTCTATTGTCGGCGGCCAGCCGAAAGTACTGCCGATGAAACAAATGCTGCACTATTATGTTGAACACAGGCGTGAAATAATTGCGCGCCGAACCAGGTTTGAACTTGCGAAAGCCGAAGAGAGAGCCCACATATTGGAAGGTTTGCGCATAGCGATAGATAACCTGGACAGAATAATAAAAATCATCCGCGAGTCAAAGGATACCGAAACCGCCCGCATTGCGTTAATGGAAAAGTTTAAACTTTCAAAAGTGCAGGCCCAGGCGATTCTTGATATGAGGCTGCACCAGCTCACGGGACTGGAAAGAAAAAAACTTGAAGATGAATATCTTGAACTCATAAAAACCATCGAAAAATTGAAATCTATCCTGGCTGATACAAAAAAAGTTATGGCCATAATCCAGCAGGAGTTGAAGGAAATTAAAGAATCTTACGGCGATGAACGCCGCACAAAAATCCAGTCCAAGGTAGTAGAAATGGAAATAGAAGACCTGGTGCAGGAAGAAGACGTTGTTGTTACGCTTTCGCACGCCGGTTATGTAAAAAGAATGCCGGTTTCAGCCTACCGCTCGCAGCGCAGGGGCGGCCGCGGCGTGACCAGTATGACCACCAGGGAAGAGGATTTTGTCGAGGATATATTTATCACCAATACGCACGCTTTCATGCTTTTCTTCACTGATAGAGGAAAAGTCTATACGGTGCGCGTATTTGAAATACCGGAAGGAACAAAAATTGCCAAAGGCAAAGCAATTGTAAATTTGATACAAATAGGGCCTGCAGAAAAAGTGACGGCTGCTTTAACCATCAAATCATTTGAAGAAGAAAAACCATCTTACCTGCTTATGTGCACAAAATCCGGCCTGGTCAAGAAAACAGAATTGAGCGATTATTCCGATATACGCAAAACAGGAATTATCGGCATAAAACTTAATGACGGCGATACTTTAATTGATGTAAAACATATTGAAGTAAAGAGCGAAGCTGTTATAGCAACGAAAAAAGGCCTGGCTATCAGGTTTAAAGAATCCGATATCAGGCCTACGGCCCGCGCTACCCAGGGCGTGCGCGGTGTAAAACTAGGCAAGGACGATGAAGTAATCGGCATGGAAGATATAAACAAAACGGATATCCTGCTTACCGCTACTGAAAATGGGTTTGGAAAAAGGACCGATATATCCAAGTACCGCCTGCAATCGAGAGGCGGAAAAGGCGTAAAAAATATTAAGGCCAATGACCGTAACGGTTCCGTCGTCGGCATAAAGAAAGCAAATGAGGGAGATGATATAATGCTTATTACCTCAAAAGGCATAACCATCAGGCTTCCTGTTGACGGCATATTGGTAAAAAGCAGAAATATACAGGGTGTCAGGCTGGTCCGGCTGGAAGAAGGCGATAAACTTGCCAGCATAGCTCATATAGTAAAAGAAGAAAATGAGGACAGTGAGGACAGCGAGAACGGCGCTGCTGAATAA
- the ispD gene encoding 2-C-methyl-D-erythritol 4-phosphate cytidylyltransferase: protein MFISTIIVAGGSGKRFGSKKQYHKLCGKPVVLWAVEKFMQVSDEVILILPREDITFFQNKWKKKYPSLKIFPGGRQRWQSVENGLKNLLPKACLVAIHDGARPLINKADIQNCIKAASKFGAAICAAQASDTVKMSDGKDNIDRTLNRKIIFLAQTPQIFKKEIILKAFERFRAFGRKKLSNATDDAQMVEAIGQKVKLVPTTSSNIKITTKTDILIAEKLLNKGVFRW from the coding sequence ATGTTTATTTCAACTATAATTGTCGCCGGAGGAAGCGGTAAACGCTTCGGAAGCAAAAAGCAGTATCACAAGCTTTGCGGCAAGCCGGTTGTTCTTTGGGCTGTAGAAAAGTTTATGCAGGTTTCAGATGAAGTAATCCTGATACTGCCGCGGGAAGATATAACTTTTTTCCAAAATAAATGGAAAAAGAAATATCCTTCTTTAAAAATATTCCCGGGCGGCAGGCAGCGCTGGCAGTCTGTGGAAAACGGCCTTAAAAATTTATTGCCGAAGGCGTGCCTGGTAGCTATTCATGACGGAGCCAGGCCTTTAATAAACAAGGCCGACATACAAAACTGCATAAAAGCGGCAAGTAAATTCGGCGCCGCGATTTGCGCCGCGCAGGCATCCGATACAGTAAAAATGTCAGACGGCAAAGATAATATCGATCGGACGCTCAACAGAAAAATAATATTTTTGGCGCAAACGCCGCAGATCTTTAAAAAAGAAATAATTTTGAAAGCGTTTGAACGCTTTCGAGCTTTTGGAAGAAAAAAGCTTTCAAACGCGACAGATGACGCACAAATGGTTGAAGCAATTGGGCAAAAAGTAAAACTCGTTCCCACGACTTCATCCAACATAAAAATAACAACAAAAACCGATATTTTAATTGCAGAGAAACTTTTAAACAAGGGAGTTTTTAGATGGTAA
- a CDS encoding TRAM domain-containing protein, with the protein MILWIIRALVVLLGPVIGYFQISRDFKGALIGFVIFAVIIGIELLVGKVPLDTLVASGIGIILGFVVGYLIEYGLISLGNERLIELMSKYSLIVKSSFVVLGFLIAIRKKEEVDLLDKNILKTGAKTSGEKVKILDTSAIIDGRIADVSETRFLEGPMIIPNFVLAELHKLADSSDSNKRVRARRGLEIMRKLQDEPNMSVKVYDKDYPEIKEVDTKLVILAKEIGGTILTTDFNLNKIASLQGVIVLNINDLANSLKPIYLPGETMNMFVVKEGKEHDQGIGYLDDGTMIVVEDGRKHIGKKVDVIVTSALQTSAGRMIFTKPR; encoded by the coding sequence ATGATTTTATGGATAATTAGAGCACTCGTAGTTTTGTTAGGCCCCGTTATTGGTTATTTTCAAATATCGCGGGATTTTAAAGGCGCCCTTATCGGGTTTGTAATTTTTGCCGTAATAATAGGCATAGAACTGCTTGTCGGGAAAGTGCCTTTGGATACGCTGGTTGCCTCCGGTATAGGAATAATCCTCGGGTTCGTAGTGGGTTATTTAATTGAATATGGATTGATTTCACTCGGCAATGAAAGGCTGATTGAGCTGATGAGCAAATATTCGCTGATTGTAAAGTCATCATTTGTTGTTTTAGGGTTTCTGATAGCAATCAGGAAAAAAGAAGAAGTGGACCTGCTTGACAAAAACATATTAAAAACCGGCGCAAAAACGAGCGGTGAAAAAGTTAAAATTCTTGATACCAGCGCGATTATCGACGGCAGAATAGCCGATGTTAGTGAAACCAGGTTCCTGGAAGGGCCGATGATTATACCGAATTTCGTCCTGGCTGAACTGCATAAACTTGCTGATTCGTCCGATTCAAACAAGCGCGTGCGCGCCCGCAGGGGATTGGAAATTATGCGCAAGCTTCAGGATGAACCTAACATGTCTGTTAAAGTTTACGACAAAGATTACCCGGAAATTAAAGAAGTTGATACCAAGCTTGTTATTTTGGCAAAAGAAATCGGCGGTACAATTCTTACGACAGATTTCAACCTGAACAAGATTGCGTCACTGCAGGGTGTAATTGTTTTAAATATCAATGACCTGGCAAATTCGCTTAAACCGATTTACCTGCCCGGCGAAACCATGAATATGTTTGTTGTCAAAGAGGGTAAAGAGCACGACCAAGGCATAGGATACCTTGACGACGGCACCATGATAGTTGTTGAAGACGGCAGAAAACACATAGGCAAAAAAGTTGATGTTATCGTTACATCTGCATTGCAGACCTCTGCCGGCAGAATGATATTTACAAAACCGAGATAA
- the gyrB gene encoding DNA topoisomerase (ATP-hydrolyzing) subunit B, producing the protein MEEKDKYDSSKIQVLEGLEAVRRRPAMYIGSTGLPGLHHLVYEVVDNSIDEVLAGFCKNIDVIIHQDNSVTVIDDGRGIPVDPMKEVKDPKLKGKSALEVVLTVLHAGGKFDRKAYTVSGGLHGVGVSVVNALSEYLEVEVQRDGKIHTQKYTRGKPGAPLKTGGSTDETGTKVTFLADSEIFKDLNFNFDTLSNRLRELAYLNPGTKISITDERDDKEHNFNYEGGIASFVEFLNSNKDVLHPKPVFFSKTKDDIKADVAIQYNDGYSEQIYAFANNINTIEGGTHLSGFRSALTRVINDYAKNHQLIKNEAFSITGDDVREGLTCVISIKIPNPQFEGQTKTKLGNSDVEGIMKSLVGDALGSFFEENPSVSNKIVEKVINAAQAREAARKARELTRRKGALDSASLPGKLADCSERNPEKSEIFLVEGDSAGGSAKQGRNRVFQAILPLKGKIINVEKAQLVKVLSNDEIRTLITAIGAGIGKDEFDINKVRYHKVIIMTDADVDGAHIRTLLLTFFYRQMKVLIDNGYIYIAQPPLYKIKKDKKELYIDTEEQLEKILLEQVVDKVVLSQVAGKKTWEEKELLVLFKDLNELDILLKKLKKKKILWADYLAFRKKDKIPLFRVETEEEVVFIYSDKEWKQFKEDYLEKNKGLTEGDLDRKFRNLWELTRADVLIKKLEASGFELNNYDTPAEKPVYRIKTSEKDSIDVSNFQAVVEKIKEIGMRGLTIQRYKGLGEMNPEQLWETTMDPLRRKLLQVKLEDIAEAETIFTTLMGDKVEPRRQFIETHALDVKNLDI; encoded by the coding sequence ATGGAAGAAAAAGACAAATATGATTCCAGTAAAATTCAGGTTCTGGAAGGGCTTGAAGCTGTAAGGCGCAGGCCTGCTATGTACATCGGTTCCACGGGGCTTCCGGGCCTGCATCACCTTGTCTACGAGGTTGTAGACAACTCGATAGACGAAGTTCTTGCAGGTTTCTGTAAAAATATCGACGTAATAATACACCAGGATAATTCAGTAACCGTTATTGACGACGGCCGCGGTATTCCCGTAGACCCGATGAAGGAAGTAAAAGACCCGAAGCTAAAAGGCAAATCAGCCCTTGAAGTGGTTCTTACGGTCCTGCACGCCGGCGGAAAATTCGACAGAAAAGCTTACACGGTCAGCGGCGGGCTTCATGGCGTGGGCGTATCGGTTGTAAACGCGCTCTCGGAATATCTTGAAGTTGAAGTTCAGCGCGACGGAAAAATACATACGCAAAAATACACCCGCGGAAAACCTGGCGCGCCCTTAAAAACGGGCGGCAGTACGGATGAAACCGGCACGAAAGTTACCTTCCTGGCGGACAGCGAAATATTTAAAGACTTGAATTTCAATTTTGATACGCTGTCCAACCGCCTGCGCGAGCTTGCTTATTTAAATCCAGGAACAAAAATTTCAATCACGGATGAACGCGACGATAAAGAGCATAATTTCAATTACGAAGGCGGCATTGCAAGTTTCGTAGAATTTTTAAATTCAAATAAGGACGTTTTGCACCCAAAACCGGTATTTTTTTCCAAGACCAAGGATGATATTAAAGCTGACGTAGCGATACAGTATAATGACGGTTACAGCGAACAGATTTACGCCTTTGCCAATAATATCAATACCATTGAGGGCGGAACGCATCTTTCGGGTTTTCGTTCTGCGCTGACCAGGGTTATAAATGATTATGCAAAAAATCACCAGCTGATAAAAAATGAAGCTTTTTCAATAACCGGCGACGATGTCCGCGAAGGCCTGACCTGCGTTATATCGATAAAAATTCCAAATCCCCAGTTTGAAGGCCAGACAAAAACAAAATTGGGAAATTCGGATGTTGAAGGCATAATGAAATCGCTTGTCGGCGATGCGCTGGGTTCATTTTTTGAGGAAAATCCTTCCGTCTCAAATAAAATAGTAGAAAAAGTTATCAATGCCGCGCAGGCGCGCGAAGCAGCGCGCAAGGCGCGCGAGCTAACCCGCAGAAAAGGAGCGCTGGACAGCGCGTCCCTGCCGGGGAAACTTGCCGATTGTTCGGAAAGAAACCCTGAAAAATCAGAAATATTTCTGGTAGAAGGCGATTCCGCAGGCGGTTCGGCAAAACAGGGCCGCAACAGGGTATTTCAGGCGATCCTGCCCTTAAAAGGCAAAATTATAAACGTTGAAAAAGCGCAGCTGGTGAAAGTATTATCCAACGACGAAATAAGAACTCTCATAACTGCCATTGGCGCCGGAATAGGAAAAGATGAATTTGATATAAACAAAGTCAGGTACCATAAGGTAATAATAATGACTGATGCCGATGTTGACGGCGCGCATATCCGCACACTGCTTTTAACGTTTTTCTACAGGCAGATGAAAGTATTGATAGACAACGGGTATATTTATATCGCCCAGCCGCCGCTCTACAAAATTAAAAAGGATAAAAAAGAACTCTATATTGATACCGAAGAACAATTGGAAAAAATCCTTCTGGAGCAGGTTGTAGACAAGGTCGTTTTATCGCAGGTTGCGGGCAAAAAAACCTGGGAAGAAAAAGAGCTGTTAGTGCTTTTCAAGGACCTGAACGAACTCGATATTTTGCTTAAAAAACTTAAAAAGAAAAAAATTCTCTGGGCCGATTACCTTGCTTTCAGGAAAAAAGATAAAATTCCCTTGTTCAGGGTTGAAACGGAAGAAGAAGTTGTTTTCATTTACAGCGACAAAGAATGGAAACAGTTCAAAGAAGATTACCTTGAAAAAAACAAGGGCCTTACGGAAGGCGACCTGGACAGAAAATTTAGGAATTTGTGGGAACTTACCCGCGCGGACGTGCTTATTAAAAAACTTGAAGCCTCCGGTTTTGAATTGAACAATTATGACACTCCTGCGGAAAAACCCGTTTACAGGATAAAGACGTCAGAAAAAGACTCTATTGACGTTTCAAATTTTCAGGCGGTTGTGGAGAAAATAAAAGAAATCGGCATGAGAGGCTTAACCATCCAAAGGTATAAAGGTTTGGGAGAAATGAATCCTGAACAATTATGGGAAACAACGATGGATCCGTTAAGAAGAAAACTTCTCCAGGTAAAACTTGAAGATATAGCGGAAGCGGAAACGATATTTACAACCCTCATGGGAGATAAAGTTGAGCCGCGCAGGCAATTTATTGAAACCCATGCATTGGATGTAAAAAATCTGGACATATAA
- a CDS encoding DUF721 domain-containing protein: protein MFTPASEIVKKLLESYGIKEENYALYDIWNKELGKLSKKIRMIGISGDTILVQTDHPAYKQEVRIRKKEFIKKINGHFGHEMVKEIKFI from the coding sequence GTGTTTACGCCTGCCAGCGAGATAGTAAAAAAATTACTGGAAAGCTACGGGATTAAAGAAGAAAATTACGCTCTTTACGACATCTGGAACAAAGAGCTGGGCAAACTTTCAAAGAAAATAAGAATGATCGGGATAAGCGGAGACACAATACTCGTTCAAACCGACCATCCGGCTTACAAGCAGGAAGTCCGCATAAGAAAAAAAGAGTTTATTAAAAAAATAAACGGCCATTTCGGGCATGAAATGGTAAAAGAAATCAAATTTATTTGA
- the dnaN gene encoding DNA polymerase III subunit beta, whose amino-acid sequence MYIKVSKENLLRGIQIVETAVSSKTTLPVLSNFLVEAVQDKNSDDSGEIKLVSTDLEIAVSCYIQGKIKIAGGITIPAKRFGNIIRELPEQEIEIKTDDKNQIDIKAGKSHFVLSGTQKEDFPALPEFSDEKAMVIETKLLKEIIKKTSFAISTDETRYVLTGLYFIIEPGVIRTVATDGRRLAYICRKGITNKTSMKAIIPNKAINEVSRLFSIEEDENVKISITENQASFKIKDITLISRLVDGEFPNYEQVIPKKYQHKIQIESKILLSATKQISLLTQEKGGAVKFAYGKNALRISAQVQGLGSGEVDMDIAYTGPSIEIAFNPSYVIDILKNINEDKVEFQINGPIDACVLKSINDEDYICVVMPMRV is encoded by the coding sequence ATGTATATTAAAGTAAGCAAGGAAAACCTGTTAAGAGGCATTCAAATTGTGGAAACCGCTGTTTCTTCAAAAACTACATTGCCGGTTTTATCCAATTTTTTAGTTGAAGCAGTTCAAGATAAAAATTCAGATGATTCAGGTGAAATTAAACTTGTTTCAACTGACCTTGAAATAGCTGTAAGCTGTTATATCCAGGGGAAAATAAAGATCGCCGGTGGAATAACGATACCCGCAAAGAGGTTTGGAAATATTATCAGAGAATTACCTGAACAGGAAATAGAAATTAAAACAGACGACAAAAATCAGATAGATATAAAGGCCGGAAAATCACATTTTGTTTTATCCGGAACACAGAAAGAAGATTTTCCCGCATTGCCAGAATTTTCAGATGAAAAAGCGATGGTAATTGAAACAAAACTTTTAAAAGAAATTATTAAAAAAACTTCATTTGCTATTTCAACGGATGAAACCAGGTATGTTTTGACAGGCCTGTATTTTATTATCGAGCCCGGTGTTATCAGGACGGTAGCTACTGATGGGCGCAGATTGGCGTATATTTGTAGAAAAGGCATTACAAACAAAACTTCAATGAAAGCAATTATACCGAATAAAGCGATTAATGAAGTTTCACGCCTTTTTTCAATAGAAGAAGACGAAAATGTAAAAATAAGCATCACAGAAAACCAGGCATCGTTCAAGATAAAGGACATTACGTTAATTTCCCGCCTGGTGGACGGTGAATTCCCTAATTACGAACAGGTGATACCTAAAAAATATCAGCACAAAATACAGATTGAATCAAAAATACTTCTCAGCGCGACAAAACAGATTTCTCTTTTAACTCAGGAAAAAGGCGGAGCCGTGAAATTCGCTTACGGTAAAAATGCGCTCAGAATTTCCGCCCAGGTCCAGGGGCTGGGCAGCGGCGAAGTAGATATGGATATCGCTTATACGGGCCCCAGCATCGAAATAGCGTTTAACCCTTCTTACGTTATAGATATTTTAAAAAACATTAACGAAGATAAAGTAGAATTTCAGATAAACGGTCCGATCGATGCCTGCGTATTGAAGAGCATTAACGATGAAGATTACATCTGTGTAGTAATGCCTATGAGGGTCTAG